The sequence ttacctttcatcaatttttttaatggaataagattaataaaatattaacaaaggCTTAACAATATCAATTATGGGGAgtagctgataataataatagtgtttaataaaatgtattaaaacaaataaaaccacaaaaaatataataattttagtgaaaaaatataactaaagggaatgaaatataaaaagtgataataaaaatttaaaaaaaaataataataattaaaatagtttctcatcatcaaaataaaaaattgtttaaaaattcaaatagtgaaatcagaaaaaaaactataataaaataaaataaaaaggtgataataaaatactaaaactaaACTATAAAATCataacacaaatttaaaataagataataatggactatttagaaaataaaataaaaagctttaaaataataaaagctataaaaaaacagaagtattaaataataaaaataacttagaaaacgaagaaaaactatcaataattttaataataaatattaaacgagattaaaaatttttaaaaaatcataatgttaataacttaaataataataatgataataacttaacaataataataactatgaagttaacttaacaattgaaataacaataataatgattatcaaaaacaataacaacttaTAActtaataacatgatgataatgataatgattgataatgggataatgataatgatatgatgaggatgaggatgatgatatttatgatgatgatattaatgatgatgatattaatgatgatgataatgatgatgttgatattaatgatgatgatgatgatgattatattgatgatgatattatgatgatgatgatgatgatgatgatgatgatgatgatgatgatgatgatgatgatgatgatgacgatgacgatgacgatgacgatgacgatgacgatgacgatgacgatgacgatgacgatgacgatgatgatataacaacaacaacaataataatgatagtaatgacaaaatgatattaacaaaacaaattataaaaataactataaaacaaaataatgaaaataaatcataacaaactaaaacaataacaataataaaaataaataatgatagtaacaaaataatagtattaacaaaataacaataatattatgaaaatgataatatcaatactaaaatAACAGTCAAcagttgttataaatataatttcatctCCATTAATAAtggtatcattacaattatcatcaccattatcattatcatcaacaatcatgcaataacaataataatagtaagaaaaaatatatcgtaTTGAAAATCAACAtttttggtatataataataataataataataataataataataataataataataataataattatcattattattattattattattattattattattattattattattattattttttattattattattattattattattattattattattattatgataatgattgataatgattgataatgacaatgacagtgacaatgataatgataatgataacgataataataatcataataatcataataatcataatcaatcataatcataatcataatcataatcataatcatgatcatgatcatgatcatgaccatgaccatgaccatgaccatgaccatgaccatgaccatgaccatgaccatgaccatgatcatgatcatgatcatgatcattatcattatcattatcattatcattatcaaatcataatcataatcataatcataataataatgagccgcgaaaaaatacgaaaaaaataatgaaagaatgagaaaagtcATCACAAGAAGCGACCAtttaaatgattatgatgataacaataataataataacaatgataaacaacaacaacaacaataataataataataactttaataatacaataatcaccAGTACTGCCAAAGTTCTAAAAACATgatgtgattttaatttttatttacaatgGAATTTTTATAATCCATAGACAACGGAAACGCCTTCTCAGAAGTCCAaattatatacagttatacacTATGGAAATCAGTGCCTTTACAAACAGATAATAACGGTATAATCAACACatgcataaatttttaaaattatgttttcttAAAATTCTTTCATGTAGAAACTCCGACACGAGGATGAATGTATATGATAAGCAAGTACTTACAAGCAAGTACTTACAGAAGTCGTCACTATTTATCACAGAAATACAATTTACCTAAGTTAGTCTAAGTTACTCGTGAAATGCATAGAGGAACCTGAGGAGAAAGACGATACAGGAGGACGCCatgtctttaaatatatattcgcCTCCTCCAGAAATTTACATACCTACCGGACCGCGAGAGATGAATTGCgaaaaaagaatacgaaaaaaataacgaaagataaaaatgagCAAAGTCATCACAAGTAAGCGACCATTTTAATCCGTTTCTATACACGTTTCACTCTGAACGGTCAATATCCGATCTGTTGTGTTCGACCTTGACTATCAGCATCAGGAGGACAGGTAGCGAACACGAGAGCACAAGCGTGTATGTTATCCACTCGTAACCTGGAAGAGAGGAGGTAATCAAAAAatggcaggcagatagatagatagatagatagatagaaagacagacagacagacagacagacagacagacagacagacagacagacagacagatagacagatagatggatagacagataggtagatatgtagttAGGCAGAGGGACTGAcggatagatagctaaatatagacatagacaaaACATATATGCTATTATGAAACATCATATCATTCGACTGAGATTCTGAGATGTTACGGCGCAAGCAGGCCAACCAACACTCACCGACATTGGGAatcaagaaaatgagaaggaagagtgaACTGGAAATATTATCCGACGCTGTGATCAGACCAGACACCAGGATCTCGGGCACAGGGTACGAGAGATCCACACCCAGCTCGTATACAGCGGGATTGACGCCATTCCGGAAGCCATCCCCACAGACACGGATACGTACACTTGCCCTGGATAAAAATACGTTTAATTGATGACTAGGTATTATAAGGTGCTTGTGTAGCATGCAGTATCGACAGTAGTACAGTATTATCATGTCACTGAAACTGATAGTAGGCAGTATGGTGCTTAAAGTTTTTATCAGGcaggaaaatgaaaaaacgtgttaCTTAATCCTACTTAAAGATGTTGCTCTAATGGGAAAAAATGTGAGGATAATACTAATagacacactgaaaaaaaaaattgagtgaacTGTTTCACTAAATAAAGATTTAGTCATAACACAATCGAAAATAGTATTGGTACAGCTCTAATGACATTATCCTTCACACAGAAAAGAGGTGGATGAAATCGCTTCTTTGGCGCACGAGCTGCTTAGAAGAAACGGTAAAtcaaatatatgcaaacacagaGTGTCCTTCACCCTCCTCAACGCACATTTTGTGACGGGCAGGACGCCATAGGACAGGAGGAGGAACCAGTAGAAGGAGAACGCCGCGAGCAACATGAGGCAGATGAGGGTCGTCCTCACCTGGCGGGGGAAGCGGTCGTTGAAGCGGCCGGCGAAGACGGGCTCACGCTGGAGCTCACGACGGCCGCCACGCCACCCACATGGCCTCGTCCTGGAAGGCACGGGCGGGGACAGGTCGAATTTACAGTTCTctgttttttcatattcatatctaggtctgtatctatgtatgtatctagatatatttctgtatctctatatctgtatgtctgtctattaatatctatcttcctatctgttATTGTATGGTTAATGAGTGCCactttacacacacgcatatacacaaatatatatatatatatatatatatatatatatatatatatatatatatatacatacatatatatatatatatatatatatatatatatatatatatatatacatacatatatatatatatatatatataaaatatatatatatatatatacatatatccaagcACTTATCAAGATTCCCATCTTGAGTACCTGGTGGATGCCCAACGGCAGCGGGGAGTAGTTGAGGACCGAGACCCAGGCCAGCGCCGGGCCCACGGACACAGCATACGAGGCCAAGATCAAGAGTAGACTTTTATTCCTGTGGAAACATAGAAGGGCGTCGTCATGAACTTTGACATTCAGAATTCCCATAATGAAGATTCTGGACTACTTAGACGAGCTTTAGTGATTTATGAGGTTCCATCAACATTCCTTAGATTTACGTAACATGCTTGCATTTTGCTTTACATATTGTATAATACTGGCAGATATATGATTAAAAGATCTGAAATACTGTTGAAGAAAtagcaaagaaagaagaaaaacgagcaCTCTTGTAACCATTGTACGTACGTATCTAATATGTTATTTCTATTCTATCATCTACTTCTACAGAAAAAACACTTTATGTATGAATTTTATAGTAGCAAGGGTCAACAGCCACTTACATCAATTACAGCTCGTGTTCTAGTTAAGGCGCTTGTCATAAACACAACTAAACACAACTAATACTGTTACCACAGCACGACACAATAAAGTCAGCACATCTAACCAAacgatttctttttcttcgacAAGACCGAACTACAACACCAAGGAGATATTAGCCAATTACCGCGTCCACCAACGTACCTAACGCAAGCCAGAACGCCGGGGATGAAGTTGAGCCTCTCGCAGGACGAAGTCACCGATGGAGGAATCTTGGGCTTGGACGGAAAGTAAACAACCACGGCCAGCAGCAACACGCCCGAGAAGCCCGCGTCTGTCAGTGCAATGAGAGTTGTAGTGAGTAGTGGATGATCCTTAGTCAGTGTATTCTGGGATGGCCTTGGAGGGATGAGATGTAGGCGTGAGGGATGTTCCTAGATCAAAATACATATAGTGAATAATTCGCACTTGGTAAGAATCGATGAAGGCAGTACTATATATCGAGTAAATTGGACATTACTGAGCATTACTGATTTATCCatcctttatcatttattaacgTCATTTCTGTTCACAGTGGCCGCGAACAGGCACAGGGAAGCGCCTGAAAAACGGTCGTTTGCGAGTTCTCCCtgaataaacctttttttctttttagtaaacTAACGTTTGAACCACGAGGCTCAAACGAGAAAATTTAACGATTAACTCTTCCCACGCGTGGACATGGCCTATGGCATAAAGTTAGAATGAAAGCAGGAAGCAGTCCGTCTTGCGTAAAGGTGCTTATGATAAGTTCTGGGATAAAACCATTCTAAAAGTATCCGTTCATGAGAACTGAGGATGCGTGTATGattgtatgtttatgtgaataCGCATATACAGGTGCATAAAACTTATATTCACTTACCTCAGACTTTCCTGTATAGCCATCGCCCCTTAGTAACCTGGAAATACTCACGTATGTAAAGAAGTCTCATGATGTCATTCTGGAGGTCCTCAATGGTAACTCCTGGCCCCGGGACCCGCACGATGAACGGCTCCAGGTAACTGCCGACGGAGCCCAGCTGACTGCAGCCCATCATCACCGCGGAACAGGACACACCAGTAGAAGTCACAGCCCTAATTAACgcacattatccttattattgttgctattgtattgtaacatcatcattattaataccatttattattattgttagcagtagtagtagtagcagcagtagtaatagtagtagtatcattatccttattatcattaccatcattatttttttattatcattatcatcattgtcactgctAACACATATTATTGCTACTGTAAATAGCAATATACTTATGTGttgttatcataaacattacCACTATCtgttcatgttatcattatcaaacgtATTACGATCATCTCCTTTGTCTGAAGTaactgatgatgatggcgatgatgatggcgatgatgatgatgatgatgatgatgatgatgatagatgatgatgatgat is a genomic window of Penaeus monodon isolate SGIC_2016 unplaced genomic scaffold, NSTDA_Pmon_1 PmonScaffold_59, whole genome shotgun sequence containing:
- the LOC119571320 gene encoding solute carrier family 49 member 4 homolog, with protein sequence MPDTAMDLMPITSRWFPSLAGGALEHVAPSARAWGRLSLAGVVHRGHDSQLGMIMFVVFVGPMCWATQRCGLRSGVVSSGRAHGRRTALRCLTRSMPGSPLQKLTNLLKMKLPQLAQLCAILLGIASTLILAAPPLLAADWFPPGERTTAVVRAVTSTGVSCSAVMMGCSQLGSVGSYLEPFIVRVPGPGVTIEDLQNDIMRLLYIHAGFSGVLLLAVVVYFPSKPKIPPSVTSSCERLNFIPGVLACVRNKSLLLILASYAVSVGPALAWVSVLNYSPLPLGIHQVLKMGILIRRGHVGGVAAVVSSSVSPSSPAASTTASPARASVRIRVCGDGFRNGVNPAVYELGVDLSYPVPEILVSGLITASDNISSSLFLLIFLIPNVGYEWITYTLVLSCSLPVLLMLIVKVEHNRSDIDRSE